A DNA window from Coffea arabica cultivar ET-39 chromosome 6c, Coffea Arabica ET-39 HiFi, whole genome shotgun sequence contains the following coding sequences:
- the LOC113692342 gene encoding putative UPF0481 protein At3g02645, whose protein sequence is MERQYSSGTVPLSSCARGWVERITNIFRKEIAINIDHLPPVSVFEVPKTLTLQKPEAYTPQLIAMGPYHHLRPELYQMERYKLAAVKEISTPEQIFNFEHIVINRLKEMDPSTRACYNKFMDYDQDTLAWIVAIDSCFFLHVLHSYLVQDEATDRRLLDNTIVTRDIMMLENQIPLILLKEVRKSLEVSPPNDQDDTELISMLLQLCEAQSPVKFSIDKTNQDRYRRPLHLLDMMYRVIVNSPGCVVSGSLENRPVQTVPVYTEFKNSLTSSSSTSSSSSSDGEDPDVVHNNLEAILDVVETIGTKRAQDLLRPVKAVSSIPWSALSGLFRKGNLSTGERNQEDDEIAIPSVSHLWHYAGVQCKPFIGSINEINFVEGEATLYLPVMNLNASSEVIMRNLVAYEAAMCKSTLEFARYVNLMNGIIDTAEDVKLLKQNGVIKGALMDDEIADQFNGMKRCYAGSDQKSNIEVAIDKVNDFYSKKLLVMMVRRLKKDLSTSWKCLAVVSTVALLVVLSMQTFCEFYQCSKIWNFNKESS, encoded by the coding sequence ATGGAACGTCAATATTCGTCAGGCACGGTTCCCTTAAGCTCTTGCGCCAGGGGCTGGGTCGAGCGAATTACCAACATCTTCCGGAAAGAAATTGCAATCAACATCGATCATCTCCCTCCCGTTTCTGTTTTTGAAGTCCCCAAAACACTCACCCTTCAAAAGCCCGAAGCATATACTCCTCAGCTCATAGCCATGGGGCCGTACCACCATCTGCGCCCCGAGCTCTATCAGATGGAGAGATACAAGCTCGCCGCCGTCAAAGAAATCTCAACCCCGGAGCAGATTTTCAACTTCGAACATATCGTGATCAACAGGTTGAAGGAGATGGATCCCTCCACCCGGGCTTGCTACAATAAGTTCATGGACTATGATCAAGATACATTGGCGTGGATTGTAGCAATAGACAGTTGTTTCTTTCTCCACGTCTTGCATTCTTATCTTGTGCAGGATGAGGCCACGGACAGGAGATTGTTGGACAACACTATCGTCACGAGAGATATCATGATGCTTGAGAATCAAATCCCACTTATTCTGTTGAAAGAGGTTCGCAAATCCCTTGAAGTCTCTCCTCCTAATGATCAGGATGATACCGAGTTGATCTCAATGTTACTTCAGTTGTGCGAAGCACAATCTCCTGTTAAGTTCTCAATTGATAAGACCAACCAAGACCGTTACCGTAGACCTCTTCATTTGTTAGATATGATGTATCGTGTGATTGTAAACAGCCCGGGTTGTGTCGTGTCCGGGTCCTTAGAAAATCGCCCCGTTCAAACTGTACCAGTTTATACAGAATTTAAGAATTCATTAACCTCTTCATCCAGCACCTCCTCGTCCTCCTCGAGCGATGGGGAAGATCCAGACGTGGTTCACAACAATTTGGAAGCAATCTTGGACGTAGTGGAGACCATTGGTACTAAGCGTGCCCAGGACCTTCTTAGGCCTGTTAAGGCTGTCTCGAGCATTCCATGGTCAGCTCTTTCTGGGCTGTTCAGAAAAGGCAACCTAAGTACTGGTGAGCGAAATCAAGAAGACGATGAgattgcaattccatcggtatCTCATCTTTGGCATTACGCTGGAGTCCAATGCAAACCCTTTATTGGGAGCATCAATGAGATCAACTTCGTGGAAGGGGAGGCCACTTTGTACCTTCCTGTGATGAATTTGAACGCGAGCTCAGAAGTGATAATGAGGAATCTGGTGGCTTACGAGGCTGCTATGTGTAAATCAACCCTTGAATTTGCTCGATACGTCAACCTCATGAATGGGATTATAGACACCGCAGAAGACGTGAAGCTGCTGAAGCAAAATGGGGTTATCAAGGGTGCTCTCATGGATGATGAAATTGCTGATCAATTCAACGGTATGAAGAGATGTTACGCTGGCTCAGATCAGAAGTCCAACATTGAGGTTGCTATTGACAAAGTTAACGACTTCTACAGCAAGAAACTTTTGGTCATGATGGTTAGACGGTTGAAGAAGGACTTGTCTACTTCATGGAAATGTCTGGCCGTGGTTTCCACTGTGGCGCTGCTGGTCGTGCTTAGCATGCAGACCTTTTGCGAGTTCTATCAATGCAGCAAAATCTGGAACTTCAACAAGGAATCATCATGA
- the LOC140004419 gene encoding uncharacterized protein, with amino-acid sequence MMSGVFLLVHNAVADTCVALDEWLQNPTAHSALEEIIPQVDNQTAQEISSVTKGVTFGVVGMLNGIITNVSNADVPPDVGPPLYFHQNGPLVPVACNPYDSNLTDRKCADGEVSLKDAPQVWKKYVCQVSGGICSSPGRITPDDYDQLASTANTSYALYEDTPFVVGLIDSTYLKELFGGISRDYCPGLSKFTSWMYLGFISSSVAVMLSLLIWIFYARERRHRAYTKKVDSRSSAESPFAS; translated from the exons ATGATGAGTGGCGTGTTTCTTCTTGTGCACAA TGCCGTTGCAGACACATGCGTAGCCTTGGACGAATGGCTCCAGAATCCAACTGCCCATTCAGCCCTTGAAGAAATAATCCCCCAAGTAGATAATCAAACTGCTCAAGAGATCTCCTCAGTGACAAAGGGTGTTACTTTCGGCGTGGTCGGAATGCTTAATGGAATAATAACCAACGTCTCCAACGCGGATGTTCCCCCAGATGTTGGCCCCCCCTTATACTTCCACCAAAATGGCCCCTTGGTCCCTGTTGCTTGCAACCCATACGACTCCAATTTGACCGACAGGAAATGTGCAGATGGCGAAGTCAGCTTGAAGGATGCACCGCAG GTATGGAAGAAGTACGTTTGTCAAGTTTCTGGTGGGATATGCAGCTCACCGGGCAGAATAACTCCTGATGATTACGACCAGCTGGCTAGCACGGCAAATACCAGCTATGCTTTATACGAGGACACGCCATTTGTGGTGGGCTTGATAGACTCCACGTATCTGAAAGAATTGTTTGGTGGTATTAGTAGAGATTACTGCCCAGGTTTGAGCAAATTTACCAGTTGGATGTACCTTGGCTTCATCTCTTCCTCAGTTGCGGTAATGTTATCATTGCTGATATGGATATTCTACGCCAGAGAGCGAAGGCACCGTGCATACACCAAAAAGGTTGACAGCAGATCCTCAGCTGAAAGCCCTTTTGCTTCCTGA